The following proteins are co-located in the Pyrococcus abyssi GE5 genome:
- the trm10 gene encoding tRNA (guanine(9)-/adenine(9)-N1)-methyltransferase: protein MRKPGEILKAILKEKGIERVGTLSRKWPYGRDIYQELAILLLEGDGAIVELEEPTAEAWDLEGRKVSGSRFAYVRPCMVNKFKPVVTGEDLKAKLPDYPYIIVDLMLWDKHIPKEKSKIILQLRETYGVMRRMMWPKMLAITWLNDEVKERLKIPLEKIKAYEGPTSELLKDNGIKRVVLLDPNADEVLSSNDLKEKAFIIGGIVDMKGDKKGTTAKIGEVLEREGIDVLRRKIVLRGDVVGVPNRINHITEILLRMLYGEPMEKAILAVQAPAHARWRLRKEIPKRKIRYLIDGKLYLVVEKELYDELREWLNIRWEDFVKVLRETGMVALERKRIHHLNKISMYRLDKSGGKRVILLKRAALLCYNC, encoded by the coding sequence ATGAGAAAGCCGGGAGAGATACTCAAGGCAATCCTTAAGGAGAAGGGAATAGAAAGAGTGGGCACGTTGTCAAGGAAATGGCCCTACGGTAGGGACATCTACCAAGAGCTGGCCATCCTCCTACTCGAAGGAGACGGGGCGATAGTTGAGCTTGAAGAACCTACGGCAGAAGCTTGGGATTTAGAGGGTAGAAAGGTTAGTGGTTCTCGCTTCGCTTACGTAAGACCCTGCATGGTTAATAAGTTCAAGCCAGTCGTTACCGGCGAGGATTTGAAGGCTAAGTTACCGGATTATCCGTACATAATAGTTGACCTCATGCTCTGGGATAAGCACATACCAAAGGAAAAGTCGAAGATTATTCTCCAGTTGAGAGAGACCTACGGCGTTATGAGGAGGATGATGTGGCCAAAAATGCTAGCGATAACTTGGCTAAACGATGAGGTTAAGGAGAGACTAAAGATACCCCTAGAAAAAATAAAGGCTTACGAAGGCCCAACATCGGAGCTCCTCAAGGATAATGGAATAAAGAGAGTCGTCCTTCTAGATCCAAATGCCGATGAAGTGCTTTCTTCCAATGATTTAAAGGAGAAGGCCTTCATTATAGGTGGAATAGTTGATATGAAAGGTGATAAGAAAGGAACAACGGCTAAAATCGGTGAGGTTTTAGAGAGAGAAGGGATAGATGTTCTTAGGAGAAAGATAGTCCTGAGGGGCGATGTTGTTGGTGTTCCGAATAGGATAAATCATATAACGGAGATACTACTTAGGATGCTTTACGGTGAACCCATGGAGAAGGCCATACTAGCCGTACAAGCTCCAGCTCATGCAAGGTGGAGGCTAAGGAAAGAAATCCCCAAGAGGAAAATAAGGTACCTAATCGACGGAAAGCTGTATCTGGTTGTTGAGAAAGAGCTGTACGACGAGCTTAGAGAATGGTTAAACATAAGATGGGAAGACTTCGTAAAGGTTCTTAGGGAAACGGGTATGGTTGCCCTTGAAAGGAAAAGAATTCACCATCTAAACAAGATATCGATGTACAGGCTGGATAAATCTGGAGGAAAAAGGGTGATACTTTTAAAGAGGGCCGCTCTCCTCTGTTATAACTGCTAG
- the serS gene encoding serine--tRNA ligase produces the protein MLDIKLIRENPELVKNDLKKRGELEKIKWIDEILKLDAEWRAKLKEINKLRHERNKIAIEIGKRRKKGEPVEELLAKSKEIVKRIESLEKEVEELKKKIDYYLWRLPNITHPSVPIGESEEDNVPIRFWGKARVWEGHLERFLEQSQGKMEYEVLEWRPKLHVDLLEILGGADFARAAKVSGSRFYYLLNEIVILDLALIRFALDELIKKGFTPVIPPYMVRRFVEEGSTTFEDFEDVIYKVEGEDLYLIPTAEHPLAGMHANEILDGKDLPLLYVGISPCFRKEAGTAGKDTKGIFRVHQFHKVEQFVYSRPEESWEWHERIIRNAEELFQKLEIPYRVVNICTGDLGYVAAKKYDIEAWMPGQGRFREVVSASNCTDWQARRLNIRFRDRTDEKPRYVHTLNSTAIATSRAIVAILENHQEEDGTVKIPKVLWKYTGFKEIVPVEKKERCCSS, from the coding sequence ATGCTGGACATAAAGCTCATACGTGAAAATCCCGAGCTCGTGAAGAACGATCTAAAAAAGAGGGGAGAACTTGAAAAGATAAAGTGGATAGACGAGATTCTAAAGTTGGACGCTGAGTGGAGGGCCAAGCTAAAGGAAATAAACAAACTCAGGCATGAGAGGAATAAAATAGCCATAGAAATAGGAAAGAGGAGAAAGAAAGGAGAGCCAGTCGAAGAGCTTCTAGCTAAGAGCAAAGAGATAGTGAAAAGGATAGAAAGTCTGGAAAAGGAAGTTGAAGAGCTCAAGAAGAAGATTGACTATTACTTATGGAGGCTTCCCAACATAACACATCCAAGCGTTCCCATAGGAGAAAGCGAAGAGGATAACGTCCCAATTAGATTCTGGGGGAAAGCTAGGGTCTGGGAAGGTCACCTAGAGAGATTCCTGGAGCAGAGCCAGGGGAAAATGGAGTACGAGGTTCTCGAGTGGAGGCCGAAGTTGCACGTTGACCTGCTCGAAATCCTAGGAGGAGCGGACTTTGCAAGGGCAGCCAAGGTTAGCGGCTCGAGGTTCTACTACCTCCTAAACGAGATAGTTATACTGGACTTAGCGTTAATTAGGTTCGCCCTCGATGAGCTCATAAAGAAGGGCTTCACTCCAGTAATCCCACCTTACATGGTTAGAAGATTCGTGGAGGAGGGCTCAACCACCTTCGAGGATTTCGAGGATGTCATATACAAGGTTGAAGGTGAGGACCTATACTTAATCCCGACCGCTGAGCATCCTTTAGCTGGAATGCACGCAAATGAGATCTTAGATGGAAAGGATTTACCGCTCCTCTACGTTGGAATATCGCCTTGCTTCAGGAAAGAGGCGGGAACTGCAGGAAAGGATACCAAGGGAATATTCAGGGTTCACCAATTCCACAAGGTTGAGCAGTTCGTGTACTCTAGGCCTGAGGAGAGCTGGGAGTGGCACGAGAGGATAATAAGGAACGCCGAGGAACTCTTCCAGAAGCTCGAGATACCGTATAGGGTAGTGAACATATGCACTGGAGACCTTGGCTACGTGGCGGCTAAGAAGTACGATATAGAAGCTTGGATGCCTGGTCAAGGAAGATTTAGGGAAGTAGTTTCGGCAAGCAACTGTACCGATTGGCAAGCTAGAAGGCTCAACATAAGATTTAGGGATAGAACAGATGAAAAGCCACGCTACGTTCACACCTTAAATTCAACGGCCATAGCAACTTCTAGAGCGATAGTTGCGATACTTGAGAACCATCAAGAGGAAGATGGAACCGTGAAGATTCCGAAGGTTCTCTGGAAGTACACCGGCTTCAAGGAAATAGTTCCCGTAGAGAAGAAGGAGAGGTGTTGCTCAAGTTGA
- a CDS encoding type II toxin-antitoxin system VapC family toxin — protein MLLKLKLVLDSSVFIQGLDIEGYTTPKVVDEVKDRESRILLESLISSGKVKVVEPSKEALRAVKNAALKTGEIEELSEADLEVLALAYELKAEVFSDDYNVQNVARILGLKFRTLKRGIKKVIKWQYVCIGCGRKFKEMPPGGICPDCGSPVKLIPRRQRS, from the coding sequence GTGTTGCTCAAGTTGAAGCTCGTTCTCGACTCTTCAGTTTTTATTCAAGGCCTTGACATAGAGGGTTACACGACACCAAAAGTCGTTGATGAAGTTAAAGATAGAGAGTCAAGGATTCTCTTAGAATCCCTAATATCCTCGGGAAAGGTTAAAGTTGTAGAGCCATCCAAAGAAGCCCTAAGGGCAGTTAAAAATGCAGCGTTAAAAACTGGAGAAATTGAAGAGCTAAGCGAGGCCGACTTAGAGGTTTTGGCCTTGGCATATGAGCTTAAAGCAGAAGTTTTTTCTGATGATTACAATGTTCAGAATGTGGCAAGAATTCTGGGTCTTAAGTTTAGAACGCTGAAGAGAGGGATAAAAAAGGTCATCAAATGGCAGTACGTTTGCATAGGTTGCGGTAGAAAATTTAAGGAAATGCCCCCAGGAGGAATATGTCCAGATTGTGGAAGCCCCGTAAAGCTAATTCCAAGGCGTCAGCGCTCATAG
- a CDS encoding KH domain-containing protein, producing the protein MKAPICEVCLKTDGILCPADEKKLEEGIITELDVKISRMLYKLLGDADIEFKKAVEAGDLVVLIVGEGDVPIVIGKGGKNIKYLTRELGKRVRVIEGREIRGTEDVKKLAIDLLYPAGVFGVNIVYKPDGGKYYKILVFSRDRNKLPEKAEVLESILSQITGVEAKIFFI; encoded by the coding sequence ATGAAGGCGCCGATCTGTGAGGTTTGCTTAAAGACCGATGGAATTCTTTGTCCTGCTGATGAAAAGAAGCTTGAGGAAGGTATTATAACTGAGCTCGACGTTAAAATCTCCAGGATGCTCTATAAATTGCTTGGAGACGCTGACATAGAGTTCAAGAAGGCCGTAGAGGCCGGTGACCTTGTCGTGCTAATAGTCGGAGAGGGAGACGTTCCAATCGTCATAGGAAAGGGTGGAAAGAACATAAAGTACTTAACTAGGGAGCTTGGAAAGAGGGTCAGGGTTATAGAGGGCAGGGAGATCAGGGGAACCGAGGACGTGAAGAAATTGGCGATAGACCTCCTGTATCCCGCGGGAGTCTTCGGTGTTAACATAGTCTACAAGCCGGATGGCGGAAAGTACTACAAGATATTGGTCTTCAGTAGGGACAGGAATAAGTTACCCGAGAAGGCGGAGGTTTTAGAGAGCATCTTGAGCCAGATAACTGGCGTTGAGGCGAAGATATTCTTTATTTAA
- a CDS encoding magnesium transporter, protein MALKIRENSITSGLIKDAFLVSFPALLLCLLLDFFAGAFLGKFFTLIRTEYPIILVILPGLMGMRGNIFGAMASRFSTMLYLGEISPSLKDRNVLKNIFLSIVLSLIPVLLLWLVGALKVRNVDVAIAVLLIVLVSTIYASLFLGTATAITTVLPYKKGIDPDSVAAPIITSVADLITIPLLVGFILLYPHKQTFIALTVVSIVILGILRGYSKLNREDLKFLRELLTIIGGLALLSSITGSLLESYSKLIDSVAIFSVMYPMVLDTTGNLGSIIGAKTSTKLHLEGIEKIINLDILKEITVYSLLALPLGIVGNVIGMELTKLLLHRKAEIIPHFILLYPVFVFSVLWFAYFLAIVADRAKLDPDNVTVPTITTLSDVFSTLFIVGIAKIVVG, encoded by the coding sequence ATGGCCCTCAAAATCAGAGAGAATTCAATAACATCAGGATTAATCAAAGATGCCTTCTTAGTGTCATTTCCCGCATTATTACTGTGCTTATTGCTTGATTTCTTCGCTGGCGCATTCCTGGGGAAGTTCTTCACCTTAATAAGAACCGAGTATCCAATAATTCTCGTCATCCTTCCCGGTCTTATGGGGATGAGGGGGAACATTTTCGGGGCCATGGCGTCCAGATTCTCGACCATGTTATACTTGGGTGAAATAAGTCCATCACTTAAAGATAGGAACGTCCTGAAGAATATATTCCTAAGCATAGTCCTGTCCTTAATTCCGGTCCTCTTACTGTGGCTCGTTGGGGCGCTGAAAGTTAGGAACGTTGATGTTGCGATAGCAGTTTTGTTGATAGTTTTGGTGTCAACGATATACGCAAGCTTATTCCTGGGAACCGCCACAGCTATCACAACGGTGCTCCCCTACAAAAAGGGAATAGATCCTGATTCGGTGGCGGCCCCTATAATAACGTCGGTTGCCGATTTGATTACGATTCCCCTGCTCGTAGGTTTCATCCTCCTGTATCCCCATAAACAAACGTTCATAGCCTTAACCGTAGTATCAATCGTTATCCTGGGGATTTTAAGGGGATACTCAAAGTTGAACAGGGAAGATTTGAAGTTCCTTAGGGAGCTCCTTACAATAATAGGAGGGCTAGCCCTATTGTCCAGCATAACCGGTTCCCTCCTCGAAAGTTACAGCAAGTTAATAGACTCGGTGGCAATTTTCAGCGTTATGTATCCTATGGTCTTAGACACCACTGGCAATCTCGGCTCCATCATAGGAGCCAAGACCTCAACTAAGTTGCACCTTGAGGGAATTGAGAAAATAATAAACCTTGATATCTTAAAGGAAATAACGGTTTATTCTCTATTGGCACTTCCCCTCGGGATAGTTGGGAACGTTATAGGCATGGAACTCACGAAGCTACTCCTCCATAGAAAAGCTGAGATAATACCACACTTTATACTTCTTTATCCTGTTTTTGTCTTCAGTGTTCTGTGGTTTGCCTATTTCTTAGCTATAGTTGCGGATAGGGCAAAGTTAGATCCTGACAACGTAACCGTCCCAACAATAACGACGCTCTCAGATGTGTTTTCCACATTATTTATAGTTGGTATAGCTAAGATTGTAGTTGGGTGA